The proteins below come from a single Pogoniulus pusillus isolate bPogPus1 chromosome 39, bPogPus1.pri, whole genome shotgun sequence genomic window:
- the EPS8L3 gene encoding epidermal growth factor receptor kinase substrate 8-like protein 3: MGDSFYRWSSSLARRESDSSFLPQVTNSFARPSGRSIYNQRRDYGQSLLKPQSEFQHHVEHLLTVPLGRGIHSTEDCLERLKLLEAQGRVWGQDLVLQVKDQELVLSDVESKEELDSYPLGSIQGCGAVQDSCSYDSVLAISVQERKSPGTSVLLFQCDRVGAETLKSSLEKLLKQWKEEQRGHYGHRSSLDRPPSPAPTYAAPERWGQVPQEWEPPRSLQEPPQRGPPSSVYSEPPEGLLPRSRGRERGGGEPSWVPALPPGLPDAHPTPAAAPPGKAMSETDRDVEVLNHVLSDLELFVSRLRRAEGLASSTKKKKKKKKGVLPPADDYRDFFQKVKYSCNLLARTRRSVQPNPPELLRLIFAVLSYVLDHCPDPNLAPAVESPLLLPEAVELLEETLQPEDYGTWKSLGLAWSKPRAEYPRGETVPGYVPVFSDGWLPPPLDEVLLASPRDVPDQAPPSPPGQRQVRALYDFQGRNPQELSIRMGDILQVLDQQRKWWLVQDSRAQRGYVPSNVLEPLEQEQGHGGRHSIGQDSPPSLLPDSPPAEVTAWLQDKGFSRITVRCLGVLSGQQLLQMRPEELRAVCPEEWRRVLFKLSPIKTSLGMGPRD, translated from the exons ATGGGAGACTCCTTCTATCGCTGGAGCAGTTCCCTGGCCCG GAGGGAATCCGACAGCAGCTTCCTGCCGCAAGTCACCAACAGCTTCGCTCGCCCCAGCGGCAGAAGCATCTACA ACCAGCGCAGGGACTATGGCCAGAGCCTGCTCAAGCCTCAGAGCGAGTTCCAGCACCACGTTGAG CACCTGCTGAcggtgcccctggggaggggcatccacagcaccGAGGACTGCCTGGAGCgcctgaagctgctggaggctcaggggcgggTCTGGGGGCAGGACCTCGTCCTGCAAGTCAAGGACCAGGAGCTGGTGCTGAGTGATGTGGAGAGCAAG gaggagctggactCGTACCCGCTGGGCAGCATCCAGGGCTGCGGAGCGGTGCAGGACTCCTGCAGCTACGACTCGGTGCTGGCCATCAGCGTCCAGGAGCGGAAATCCCCCGGGACCAGCGTCCTGCTCTTCCAGTGCGACCGTGTGGGG GCAGAGAcgctgaagagcagcctggagaagctgctgaagcagtggaaggaggagcagagagggcaCTACGGGcacag gagcagcctggaCAGGCCGCCGAGCCCTGCCCCCACCTACGCGGCCCCGGAGCGGTGGGGACAGGTCCCCCAAGAGTGGGAGCCCCCCAGGAGCCTCCAGGAGCCCCCCCAGCGTGGGCCACCCTCCTCAGTCTACAGTGAGCCCCCGGAGGGGCTGCTCCCCCGGAGCAGGGGGcgggagcggggcgggggggagccGAGCTGGGTCCCTGCCCTGCCGCCAGGCTTGCCGGATGCCCACCCGACGCCAGCGGCCGCCCCTCCGGGCAAGGCGATGAGCGAAACAGACAGAGATGTT GAGGTCCTCAACCACGTCCTGAGCGATTTGGAGCTGTTCGTGTCCAGgctgaggagagctgagggcttggccagcagcaccaagaagaagaagaagaagaagaaaggtg TGCTGCCCCCCGCGGATGACTACAGAGACTTCTTCCAGAAGGTGAAATATTCCTGCAACCTCCTG GCGAGGACCCGCCGCAGCGTGCAGCCCAACCCCCCCGAGCTGCTGCGCCTCATCTTCGCTGTCCTCTCCTAC GTCCTGGACCATTGTCCCGACCCCAACCTGGCCCCCGCGGTGGAGTCTCCGCTGCTGCTGCCCGAGgccgtggagctgctggaggagactcTGCAGCCGGAGGACTACGGCACCTGGAAGAGCCTGGgcctggcctggagcaagcCCAG GGCAGAGTACCCCAGGGGCGAGACGGTGCCCGGCTACGTCCCTGTCTTCTCCGACGGGTGGCTGCCCCCGCCGCTGGACGAG GTGCTGCTCGCCAGCCCGAGGGACGTTCCTGACCAGGC GCCCCCCTCGCCCCCTGGCCAGAGGCAGGTCCGAGCCCTCTACGACTTCCAGGGCAGGAACCCTCAGGAGCTGAGCATCAGGATGGGAGACATCCTGCAG GTGCTGGACCAGCAGAGGAAGTGGTGGCTGGTGCAggacagcagggcacagagaggcTACGTCCCCAGCAACGTCCTGGAGcccctggagcaggagcagggccatGGGGGGAGGCACAGCATCGGCCAG GACAGcccccccagcctgctcccCGACTCGCCCCCCGCGGAGGtgacagcctggctgcaggacaAAGGCTTCTCGCGGAT CACGGTGAggtgcctgggggtgctgagcgggcagcagctgctgcagatgcgGCCTGAGGAGCTCCGAGCTGTGTGCCCCGAGGAGTGGCGCAGAGTCCTCTTCAAGCTCTCCCCCATCAAGACGtcgctgggg ATGGGCCCCAGGGACTGA